A stretch of DNA from Coccidioides posadasii str. Silveira chromosome 4, complete sequence:
CACCAATGTGTATATGTTCGGATAGATGATCATAGGCCTATGTTATCGACGGGTATTTCATTTTTCAGGCTGCTTTGCGCTGTCGTCAGGCAACCAAAAGACAATTTCTTTATCAGCGCTGGCAAACATGTTGTATCTTGGGTTAGTCTGTACAATGGCGACCTTGCCACGATGCGGCAGACGAACCATTGGCTGGAGGAGTCGACTCGAATCAGGAGCCTGGTGTACGTCCCACACGAGAGCGTCAGACTGTTCACCAGCTCCTCCAATCACATAGCGTCCGTCTGGTGTGAAACAGACGTCTCCCTGACCAAGTGGCTTTCCGGTACTAGATACCGGGGCTGCTCGTCCTGTCAcgcctgattttccaaccaAGAATGCCTTGACGTGTCCTTCAAAAGcatccaaaatgaaatgcCCATGGTAATCTGTGCCAATTAGGAGATGCTTGCCGTCATTTGAGAACTCTAGCTTATTCCAGGCTCTTCCTCTTGTCGTTGGGGTAAATCTATCCTCGTGTGGTGCCATGTCAAACGTCGCGAACGGTGGTTTGTCGTAGTTTCTAAAGTCGTAGAGTAAGACAGACGAGGTAGACTGAGATGCGATGGCCACGACGGTGCCTGACGGGTCAAAGGCGGCCAGGTATGGAGTCGCCAGCTTTAGCCTTCCCTGTGCGTTTCTCGAATTGAGATCCCACAGCGCAATACTATCATCCTTGGAACAGGACAAGAACGCGTCCGCACCAGGGGATAGCGTGAGGCAAGTTACTTTGTCCGTGTGGCCGGTAAAATAGCGAAGGTAGCTTTCATTATGGAGATCGAGAAGGCGCAACGAATCTTTCCAACCGTTCAGTTAGCCTCGGGGAGGAGAACTGACGGAATT
This window harbors:
- the SWD2 gene encoding member of Set1p complex, histone methyl transferase (BUSCO:201591at4751~EggNog:ENOG410PFQ5~COG:A,B,O~BUSCO:8186at33183) — encoded protein: MLEMAEIPAATLPPQATAKVSDVVKYYRPSKVFRGNARSEGQQLITSVDFDDQGDFLVAAGDDEMIQLFDVKEGKPTKTVPSKKYGVHLARFTHHSRQILHASTKVDDSLRLLDLHNESYLRYFTGHTDKVTCLTLSPGADAFLSCSKDDSIALWDLNSRNAQGRLKLATPYLAAFDPSGTVVAIASQSTSSVLLYDFRNYDKPPFATFDMAPHEDRFTPTTRGRAWNKLEFSNDGKHLLIGTDYHGHFILDAFEGHVKAFLVGKSGVTGRAAPVSSTGKPLGQGDVCFTPDGRYVIGGAGEQSDALVWDVHQAPDSSRLLQPMVRLPHRGKVAIVQTNPRYNMFASADKEIVFWLPDDSAKQPEK